A DNA window from Setaria viridis chromosome 2, Setaria_viridis_v4.0, whole genome shotgun sequence contains the following coding sequences:
- the LOC117843685 gene encoding protein WEAK CHLOROPLAST MOVEMENT UNDER BLUE LIGHT 1 isoform X2, with translation MESTHATEESSSKDSSANASSSPTGSSETSTAKEVPSDIAHEGPSQHEVLQMRLPDPTEDHVGSIAPSDKGPEILSNSGPTEAFISSTNDKTDHPSSADAIEMNSMPVNVLNGTGTALRDEMKPKEDEIHYQTDMATKLKRKEDSETTPASPYKGLIDTAAPFESVREAVTKFGGIVDWKAHKAQMIERRKLIQLELENIRTEIPLCKEELEAAEMAKSQVVDELEHTKRLIEELKHHLEKVQVEEAQAKQDSELAELRAQEIEHGVADEASAIARTQMEVAKERHEKAVAELKSVKEELTSVHKQYATLIDERDTAIKRAEEVISAGKEIERRVEELTLELIASKGSLELAHAAHHEAEERRISAALTKEQDCLAWERELRQAQEELQQLDSKLASNNDMQHLIDANLLKLLSLNSELSAYVEKKLTEEAEGASKEHESEDAKQISNSIKEALASKQKELQEVKENIEKAKAEANVLRFAASTLKSELDNEKASLVALQQGEAMACVAVSSLEDELNRTKQEIESVRCKEAEAQEKMVELPMVLQQATQEAEDAKVAAHLAQEELRKAKGDFKQTKAAAATAETRLSAVAKEAEASIASERLALAAVQALQESKEARDVKDSLRQVTLPLSEYYELSKRAHEAEEQANEKVAEALSQVVSAKESESRSLERLKEACEEMDEKKEALEIALERAGRANEGKLAAEQELRKWRADHEQRRKALEAAKRAVNPLNGPSRVFVEQKDPYHNEQESKLQMSGSSYESIVPNQKLQRKKSLFPMMGSVLSRKTRAQT, from the exons ATGGAATCGACACATGCCACTGAAGAGAGTAGCTCAAAAGATTCTTCTGCAAATGCATCTTCATCTCCAACAGGAAGTTCAGAAACTTCTACAGCCAAGGAAGTTCCTAGCGATATTGCACATGAGGGGCCAAGCCAACATGAG GTCCTACAAATGCGGCTTCCTGATCCAACAGAAGACCATGTGGGATCAATTGCGCCTTCAGATAAAGGTCCTGAAATACTGTCCAATTCAGGACCAACTGAAGCATTCATCAGCTCAACAAATGATAAGACAGATCATCCTTCTTCAGCAGATGCAATTGAAATGAACAGTATGCCTGTAAATGTTTTGAACGGTACTGGAACTGCACTAAGAGATGAAATGAAACCTAAAGAAGATGAGATACATTATCAGACTGATATGGCTACAAAGCTGAAAAGGAAAGAAGATTCAGAAACAACACCTGCAAGTCCATACAAGGGCCTTATTGACACTGCTGCACCTTTTGAGTCTGTTAGAGAAGCTGTCACCAAGTTTGGAGGAATTGTTGATTGGAAAGCTCATAAAGCTCAGATGATTGAG AGACGCAAGCTCATACAGCTTGAACTTGAAAATATTCGAACAGAAATTCCACTTTGCAAGGAGGAACTAGAAGCCGCTGAGATGGCTAAATCTCAAGTTGTTGATGAGCTAGAGCACACCAAGAGACTCATTGAGGAGCTGAAGCATCACCTCGAGAAAGTACAGGTTGAAGAAGCTCAGGCAAAGCAGGATTCCGAGCTTGCAGAACTCAGGGCACAAGAAATTGAGCATGGAGTAGCTGACGAAGCTAGTGCAATAGCCAGGACACAAATGGAAGTCGCTAAAGAAAGACATGAAAAAGCTGTTGCTGAACTTAAGTCAGTAAAGGAGGAGTTGACGTCAGTACATAAACAATATGCCACCCTAATCGATGAAAGAGACACTGCAATCAAAAGAGCAGAAGAGGTTATATCTGCAGGGAAGGAGATTGAGAGGCGAGTGGAGGAACTAACTTTAGAATTGATTGCGTCTAAAGGGTCTCTTGAGTTGGCCCATGCCGCACACCATGAAGCAGAGGAACGCAGGATCAGTGCAGCATTGACAAAAGAGCAGGATTGTCTTGCTTGGGAGAGAGAGTTGCGTCAAGCACAAGAGGAGCTGCAACAGCTGGACAGTAAGCTTGCGTCCAATAATGATATGCAGCACCTTATAGATGCAAATTTGCTCAAGTTGCTTAGCCTCAATTCGGAGCTGTCTGCCTATGTGGAGAAAAAACTGACTGAAGAAGCTGAAGGAGCTTCCAAGGAGCATGAGTCTGAAGATGCTAAACAAATTAGCAATTCAATTAAGGAAGCTCTAGCATCAAAACAGAAAGAGCTTCAGGAGGTCAAAGAGAACATTGAGAAGGCAAAGGCTGAGGCTAACGTGTTGAGATTTGCTGCCTCAACACTCAAATCAGAACTAGACAATGAGAAAGCTTCACTTGTCGCGTTGCAACAGGGGGAGGCTATGGCATGCGTTGCAGTTTCTTCACTAGAAGATGAACTCAACCGGACGAAACAAGAGATAGAATCTGTCAGGTGCAAGGAAGCAGAGGCCCAAGAAAAGATGGTGGAGCTTCCCATGGTTTTACAGCAAGCGACTCAAGAGGCTGAGGACGCCAAGGTAGCCGCTCACTTAGCTCAAGAGGAGCTGAGGAAGGCCAAGGGGGACTTCAAGCAAACCAAGGCTGCGGCAGCTACAGCAGAGACCAGGCTATCTGCTGTTGCGAAAGAAGCAGAAGCATCCATAGCATCCGAGAGGCTAGCGCTCGCTGCAGTTCAAGCATTGCAAGAAAGCAAAGAGGCAAGGGACGTTAAGGATTCCCTGCGACAAGTGACGCTTCCTTTAAGCGAGTACTATGAACTCAGCAAGCGAGCACATGAAGCTGAAGAACAAGCCAATGAGAAGGTGGCAGAAGCATTGTCACAGGTGGTGTCAGCAAAGGAATCAGAATCAAGGAGCCTAGAGAGGCTAAAGGAAGCATGTGAGGAAATGGATGAGAAGAAGGAAGCTCTTGAAATCGCATTGGAGAGAGCTGGGAGGGCGAATGAAGGGAAACTAGCTGCGGAGCAGGAACTGAGGAAATGGAGAGCTGATCATGAGCAGCGTCGCAAAGCTCTGGAAGCTGCGAAACGTGCAGTGAATCCTTTGAATGGTCCATCTAGGGTATTTGTTGAACAGAAGGATCCATACCACAACGAGCAGGAGTCCAAGCTACAGATGTCAGGAAGTAGCTACGAGAGCATTGTTCCAAATCAAAAGTTGCAGAGGAAGAAATCACTGTTCCCTATGATGGGTTCGGTTCTATCCAGAAAGACCCGGGCTCAGACGTGA
- the LOC117844480 gene encoding transcription termination factor MTERF8, chloroplastic codes for MVVFHLRAALSRILRSPSRLPTSSHAPPPLVFPHRLLASSAAAASSPGSFAVEEYLVSRLGLTQAQALKAAAKLSHLRSSAKPEAVLAYLESTLGIPAADVGRAVVIRPRFLCTNVEETLAPRVADLRDLGLSRDEIARLVLRWCSDFFTVDLDKTTRPNVAFLRQCGLNISEIAGGSLYYARLFTMNPESLKEAVQRVQELGIARGAGIFTLALAVVALTSKDVFGKRIRLLHNFGFSKDDVLTLAKKQPLVLGLSEQKVQGNLDFLMKDVGLEVSYIVRRPALLNYSVERQLLPRHCLIKVLKEKGLLKGKLDYYLTAAMAEKIFVEKFVRPFKNHVPGLTDDYASKCLGEATVE; via the exons ATGGTGGTCTTCCACCTGCGGGCGGCCCTCTCCCGCATCCTTCGCTCCCCATCCCGCCTCCCTACCTCCTCGCACGCACCTCCTCCCCTAGTCTTCccccaccgcctcctcgcctcttccgccgccgccgcgtcctctcCCGGCTCCTTCGCCGTGGAGGAGTACCTCGTCTCACGCCTCGGCCTCACCCAGGCGCAGGCGCTCAAGGCCGCCGCGAAACTCTCGCACCTCCGGTCCAGCGCCAAGCCCGAAGCCGTACTCGCCTACCTCGAGAGCACCCTTGGCATCCCTGCCGCCGACGTCGGGAGGGCCGTCGTCATCCGACCAAGGTTTCTCTGCACCAACGTGGAGGAGACCCTGGCCCCGCGCGTTGCCGACCTGCGCGACCTCGGTCTGTCGCGGGACGAAATCGCGCGCCTC GTCCTTAGGTGGTGCTCCGACTTTTTCACGGTGGATCTGGACAAGACTACCAGGCCCAACGTGGCGTTCCTCCGGCAATGCGGCCTGAACATTTCTGAGATTGCTGGCGGCAGTCTGTACTACGCTCGTCTGTTCACCATGAACCCGGAGAGCCTCAAGGAGGCTGTCCAGCGAGTGCAGGAGTTGGGCATAGCTCGTGGCGCGGGAATATTCACCCTTGCACTTGCTGTGGTCGCTTTGACTAGCAAGGATGTTTTCGGTAAGAGGATACGGCTGTTACACAACTTTGGCTTCTCGAAGGATGATGTGCTGACGCTTGCGAAGAAGCAACCTCTTGTCCTGGGCTTGTCTGAGCAAAAGGTTCAGGGAAATTTGGattttttgatgaaggatgtCGGCCTGGAGGTATCATACATTGTGCGAAGGCCAGCGCTGCTCAATTATAGTGTTGAGCGGCAGTTGTTGCCCAGGCATTGCTTGATCAAAGTTCTGAAGGAGAAGGGACTGCTGAAGGGTAAGCTGGACTACTATTTGACTGCTGCGATGGCTGAGAAGATTTTTGTGGAAAAGTTTGTGCGTCCTTTCAAGAACCATGTTCCAGGCCTCACTGATGATTATGCCTCTAAATGTTTGGGGGAGGCAACAGTGGAATAG
- the LOC117843685 gene encoding protein WEAK CHLOROPLAST MOVEMENT UNDER BLUE LIGHT 1 isoform X1 → MESTHATEESSSKDSSANASSSPTGSSETSTAKEVPSDIAHEGPSQHEVKSAQAAIENFNPHTMSDDCLDSFSQVLQMRLPDPTEDHVGSIAPSDKGPEILSNSGPTEAFISSTNDKTDHPSSADAIEMNSMPVNVLNGTGTALRDEMKPKEDEIHYQTDMATKLKRKEDSETTPASPYKGLIDTAAPFESVREAVTKFGGIVDWKAHKAQMIERRKLIQLELENIRTEIPLCKEELEAAEMAKSQVVDELEHTKRLIEELKHHLEKVQVEEAQAKQDSELAELRAQEIEHGVADEASAIARTQMEVAKERHEKAVAELKSVKEELTSVHKQYATLIDERDTAIKRAEEVISAGKEIERRVEELTLELIASKGSLELAHAAHHEAEERRISAALTKEQDCLAWERELRQAQEELQQLDSKLASNNDMQHLIDANLLKLLSLNSELSAYVEKKLTEEAEGASKEHESEDAKQISNSIKEALASKQKELQEVKENIEKAKAEANVLRFAASTLKSELDNEKASLVALQQGEAMACVAVSSLEDELNRTKQEIESVRCKEAEAQEKMVELPMVLQQATQEAEDAKVAAHLAQEELRKAKGDFKQTKAAAATAETRLSAVAKEAEASIASERLALAAVQALQESKEARDVKDSLRQVTLPLSEYYELSKRAHEAEEQANEKVAEALSQVVSAKESESRSLERLKEACEEMDEKKEALEIALERAGRANEGKLAAEQELRKWRADHEQRRKALEAAKRAVNPLNGPSRVFVEQKDPYHNEQESKLQMSGSSYESIVPNQKLQRKKSLFPMMGSVLSRKTRAQT, encoded by the exons ATGGAATCGACACATGCCACTGAAGAGAGTAGCTCAAAAGATTCTTCTGCAAATGCATCTTCATCTCCAACAGGAAGTTCAGAAACTTCTACAGCCAAGGAAGTTCCTAGCGATATTGCACATGAGGGGCCAAGCCAACATGAGGTGAAGTCAGCACAAGCAGCAATTGAGAACTTCAATCCACATACAATGTCTGATGATTGCTTGGATTCATTTTCACAGGTCCTACAAATGCGGCTTCCTGATCCAACAGAAGACCATGTGGGATCAATTGCGCCTTCAGATAAAGGTCCTGAAATACTGTCCAATTCAGGACCAACTGAAGCATTCATCAGCTCAACAAATGATAAGACAGATCATCCTTCTTCAGCAGATGCAATTGAAATGAACAGTATGCCTGTAAATGTTTTGAACGGTACTGGAACTGCACTAAGAGATGAAATGAAACCTAAAGAAGATGAGATACATTATCAGACTGATATGGCTACAAAGCTGAAAAGGAAAGAAGATTCAGAAACAACACCTGCAAGTCCATACAAGGGCCTTATTGACACTGCTGCACCTTTTGAGTCTGTTAGAGAAGCTGTCACCAAGTTTGGAGGAATTGTTGATTGGAAAGCTCATAAAGCTCAGATGATTGAG AGACGCAAGCTCATACAGCTTGAACTTGAAAATATTCGAACAGAAATTCCACTTTGCAAGGAGGAACTAGAAGCCGCTGAGATGGCTAAATCTCAAGTTGTTGATGAGCTAGAGCACACCAAGAGACTCATTGAGGAGCTGAAGCATCACCTCGAGAAAGTACAGGTTGAAGAAGCTCAGGCAAAGCAGGATTCCGAGCTTGCAGAACTCAGGGCACAAGAAATTGAGCATGGAGTAGCTGACGAAGCTAGTGCAATAGCCAGGACACAAATGGAAGTCGCTAAAGAAAGACATGAAAAAGCTGTTGCTGAACTTAAGTCAGTAAAGGAGGAGTTGACGTCAGTACATAAACAATATGCCACCCTAATCGATGAAAGAGACACTGCAATCAAAAGAGCAGAAGAGGTTATATCTGCAGGGAAGGAGATTGAGAGGCGAGTGGAGGAACTAACTTTAGAATTGATTGCGTCTAAAGGGTCTCTTGAGTTGGCCCATGCCGCACACCATGAAGCAGAGGAACGCAGGATCAGTGCAGCATTGACAAAAGAGCAGGATTGTCTTGCTTGGGAGAGAGAGTTGCGTCAAGCACAAGAGGAGCTGCAACAGCTGGACAGTAAGCTTGCGTCCAATAATGATATGCAGCACCTTATAGATGCAAATTTGCTCAAGTTGCTTAGCCTCAATTCGGAGCTGTCTGCCTATGTGGAGAAAAAACTGACTGAAGAAGCTGAAGGAGCTTCCAAGGAGCATGAGTCTGAAGATGCTAAACAAATTAGCAATTCAATTAAGGAAGCTCTAGCATCAAAACAGAAAGAGCTTCAGGAGGTCAAAGAGAACATTGAGAAGGCAAAGGCTGAGGCTAACGTGTTGAGATTTGCTGCCTCAACACTCAAATCAGAACTAGACAATGAGAAAGCTTCACTTGTCGCGTTGCAACAGGGGGAGGCTATGGCATGCGTTGCAGTTTCTTCACTAGAAGATGAACTCAACCGGACGAAACAAGAGATAGAATCTGTCAGGTGCAAGGAAGCAGAGGCCCAAGAAAAGATGGTGGAGCTTCCCATGGTTTTACAGCAAGCGACTCAAGAGGCTGAGGACGCCAAGGTAGCCGCTCACTTAGCTCAAGAGGAGCTGAGGAAGGCCAAGGGGGACTTCAAGCAAACCAAGGCTGCGGCAGCTACAGCAGAGACCAGGCTATCTGCTGTTGCGAAAGAAGCAGAAGCATCCATAGCATCCGAGAGGCTAGCGCTCGCTGCAGTTCAAGCATTGCAAGAAAGCAAAGAGGCAAGGGACGTTAAGGATTCCCTGCGACAAGTGACGCTTCCTTTAAGCGAGTACTATGAACTCAGCAAGCGAGCACATGAAGCTGAAGAACAAGCCAATGAGAAGGTGGCAGAAGCATTGTCACAGGTGGTGTCAGCAAAGGAATCAGAATCAAGGAGCCTAGAGAGGCTAAAGGAAGCATGTGAGGAAATGGATGAGAAGAAGGAAGCTCTTGAAATCGCATTGGAGAGAGCTGGGAGGGCGAATGAAGGGAAACTAGCTGCGGAGCAGGAACTGAGGAAATGGAGAGCTGATCATGAGCAGCGTCGCAAAGCTCTGGAAGCTGCGAAACGTGCAGTGAATCCTTTGAATGGTCCATCTAGGGTATTTGTTGAACAGAAGGATCCATACCACAACGAGCAGGAGTCCAAGCTACAGATGTCAGGAAGTAGCTACGAGAGCATTGTTCCAAATCAAAAGTTGCAGAGGAAGAAATCACTGTTCCCTATGATGGGTTCGGTTCTATCCAGAAAGACCCGGGCTCAGACGTGA
- the LOC117845993 gene encoding serine/threonine-protein kinase Aurora-3, whose protein sequence is MAARQEWSMSDFEIGRYIGEGKFGKVYLAREKKSGYVVALKVTYKAKLEKYRFHAHLRREIEIQRGLDHPNVLRLFAWFHDEERVVLVLEYAARGELYKVLRAAGRFTERTAATYVASLAGALAYCHKKQVIHRDIKPENLLLDIEGRLKIADFGWAARSNAKRHTLCGTIDYLAPEMIEKKAHDHAVDNWTLGILCYEFLYGSPPFEADEQDDTLRRIVRVDLTFPSTPSVSSEAKDLISKLLVKDSSKRLSLEDIMKHPWIKKNAEPSGSCIKQKDLGRVKPALI, encoded by the exons ATGGCGGCGCGTCAGGAGTGGAGCATGTCCGACTTCGAGATCGGCAGGTACATCGGCGAGGGCAAGTTCGGCAAGGTCTATCTCGCCCGCGAGAAGAAG AGCGGGTACGTGGTGGCGCTCAAGGTGACGTACAAGGCGAAGCTGGAGAAGTATCGGTTCCACGCCCACCTGCGGCGGGAGATTGAGATCCAGAGAGGACTCGACCACCCCAACGTGCTCCGCCTCTTCGCCTGGTTCCACGACGAAGAGcgcgtcgtcctcgtcctcgaatACGCGGCCCGGGGTGAGCTGTACAAGGTCCTTCGCGCCGCTGGCCGCTTCACCGagcgcaccgccgccacc TACGTCGCGAGCCTTGCTGGTGCACTGGCGTACTGTCACAAGAAGCAGGTCATTCATAGGGACATCAAACCAGAGAATTTGCTACTTGATATCGAG GGCCGGCTTAAAATTGCAGATTTTGGATGGGCAGCTCGGTCAAATGCTAAACGACACACACTCTGTGGCACAATTGATTATCTGGCACCAGAGATGATAGAGAAAAAAGCTCACGATCATGCCGTTGACAACTGGACTTTAGGAATCCTGTGCTATGAGTTCTTATATGGCTCACCTCCTTTCGAAGCTGATGAACAGGATGATACCTTGAGAAG GATAGTCAGAGTGGATTTGACATTCCCTTCAACTCCTTCCGTATCTTCAGAAGCTAAAGATCTCATTTCCAAG CTTCTAGTGAAGGATTCAAGCAAGAGGCTTTCTCTTGAAGACATAATGAAGCATCCATGGATCAAAAAGAATGCAGAACCTTCAGGGAGTTGCATTAAGCAAAAAGACCTAGGAAGAGTTAAG CCTGCACTCATCTGA
- the LOC117845594 gene encoding probable calcium-binding protein CML13 translates to METPPSFRSTSKGQTRRERPRTRPHGLTKQKRQEIKEAFDLFDTDNSGTIDAKELNVAMRALGFEMTEEQINQMIADVDKDGSGAIDYEEFEHMMTAKIGERDSKEELTKAFRIIDQDRNGKISNIDIQRIAKELGVNLTLDEIQDMVQEADRNGDGEIDFDEFTKMMRRTSYGY, encoded by the exons ATGGAGACGCCACCGTCATTCCGG TCTACTTCCAAAGGACAGACAAGGAGAGAGAGGCCTAGAACTCGCCCTCATGGCCTGACCAAGCAGAAGAGGCAGGAAATAAAGGAAGCCTTTGATCTGTTTGATACTGATAACTCTG GAACCATTGATGCCAAAGAGCTGAATGTTGCCATGAG AGCCTTGGGATTCGAGATGACTGAAGAG CAAATCAACCAAATGATTGCTGATGTTGACAAAGATGGCAGTGGAGCCATCGACTACGAGGAGTTTGAGCACATGATGACTGCCAAAATCGGAGAAAGGGATAGCAAAGAGGAGCTTACAAAAGCATTCCGCATTATCGACCAAGATAGAAAT GGAAAGATTTCTAATATCGACATTCAGAGGATTGCCAAAGAGCTGGGTGTAAATCTCACCCTTGACGAGATCCAAGACATGGTGCAAGAGGCGGATCGAAATG GTGACGGCGAGATTGACTTTGACGAGTTCACCAAGATGATGAGGAGGACCAGCTATGGCTACTAG